A region of the Polaribacter sp. L3A8 genome:
GATAATAATTTTGAAATTCATAGGTAGAAGGTTTAAAGGTTTTAAATGCTATTACTTTCGTAATAATGCTATCGCTGAAGCTTCCTTGTAATTGTTCAATAATTTGTATGCTTTCTTCTTTTTGTTGATGATAAAAATAATATATCGCAGACCGATATTTTGTTCTCATAGAATGATTACTCGTGCTTTTATGCGTTAATAAATGGATTTCAATAAGCGTTTTTAAAGCTATTTTTTCGATATTAAAATGTACAATTACGGCTTCAGAAAAAGTGTTGTTTATATCTGTTGATGCAACCCAACCTTGTTCCACTTTTTCTACTCCAATTAGAGTCTGAAAAACGGCTTCTGTACACCAATGACAACCACCACCAAAAGCAATTTTGGTTAATTCCATTGTAATTGCTTTCTTTCTGTCCAGTATGCATCTGGAGAAACTTTTAAAGAATTTAAGGTTTCTATGTCATCAGCAGATAAGGTAAAAGAATCCATTTCTAAATTCTGTTTTAATTGTTCAATAGAGCTTGCACCACTTAAAACCGTGCTTTCCGGAATTGTTTGTGCGCAATATTTTAATGAAAGAGCATCCACACCAACGTTGTGTTTTTTTGATAAACTTTCTAAAGTGGCGTACATTCTAGTGTAATTCGTGTAGTTTTCATTCTTAAAAACCCTTCCATTAGCCAAAGCTTCTTTAATTACAATCGATTTATTTTGACGAACTAATTCCCCTGAAATTTCTATGAAACTTTGGTCT
Encoded here:
- a CDS encoding peptide-methionine (S)-S-oxide reductase, which translates into the protein MELTKIAFGGGCHWCTEAVFQTLIGVEKVEQGWVASTDINNTFSEAVIVHFNIEKIALKTLIEIHLLTHKSTSNHSMRTKYRSAIYYFYHQQKEESIQIIEQLQGSFSDSIITKVIAFKTFKPSTYEFQNYYQSNPEKPFCKNYINPKLKLLLQQFSKNVDKCKVHHLISTI